In a single window of the Manis javanica isolate MJ-LG chromosome 16, MJ_LKY, whole genome shotgun sequence genome:
- the ZNF318 gene encoding zinc finger protein 318 isoform X4, with protein MPSLPLRSPPHPRAESFESRGDRGRGKWVAHRPPSCGLGGGACGVRVARFIPPPLAQPRAGFRAPPHFWLPWPVPEWRSWDPRRAWGCVGRVLAPSNSQPRGRARPGPRGGAGPRGGAGPRGGGCSRCGGGARRPWRQLRRRAGAPCPGCPRVGAAAGAAAAGAMYRSGARSSVSSHRPKESSGGGPRTSRSSGSSSGPARRTSPPSSGSSSSRTAARRHRSPSGHRSRRASPSPPRGRRGSPSPPHGRRASQSPPRGRRVSPSPPRARRGSPSPPRGRRGSPSPPRGRRPFPPGPAGFRGSSRGESCADFARDGRGEHPGDGGSRRRSPGLRSDSSLEQSLRITVGNDHFCVGIPERRRLSDRLGSPVDNLEDADRDDMTDDSVFTRSSPCSRGLERYISREEGPLSPFLGQLDEDYRTRETFLHRADYSPHISCHDELLRGTERNRDKLKSSYTIRPEERSREAKRPRYDDTEKIHSVGSDHPSFTSGTRNYRQRRRSPSPRFLDPEFRELDLARRKREEEEERSRSLSQELVGVDGGGTSCPIPGLSGVLTASEPGYLHRPEEVSVMPKKSILKKRIEVDMEPSMQLESFSSSTSSSHDHPVFSGHPSLPLSGAIAAFASEMENNKGTVVEATLKEPQGNLYQWGPLPGMPKDNSPLREKFGGFLYHKEKLNMKAEGSEQPTDFLLPHERASQDGSGFSRILSMLADSTSTQEKRQRSFPDIEDEEKFLYGDEEEDLKSESSAKPLGGSESEVMRQKASSLPSSAPAVKLESIEEANPEYAKIHDLLKTIGLDIGVVEISKLAARTQERLHGKKPSRSSTDRRSSVDRHFSADHGSSVDHHFSADLRSLDPHRLKNREAHHSNTHSPEVSHPHPVSPVDPYLLTKNSPPFLKSDHPVGHIAGPEVVGSGFQSSVAVRCMLPSAPSAPIRLPHPASLSQFHMPRASQFAAARIPPNYQGPAIPPSSFDAYRHYMAYAASRWPMYPASQPSNHPLPEPHRVMPITKLATRSRPNLRVIPTVTPDKPKKKESVLGSIPAAQVPVQVSIPSLIRYNPEKISDEKNRASQKQKVIEERKKLKSDREARQKKMYYLRTELERLHKQQGEMLRKKRREKDGHKDPLLVEVSRLQDNIMKDIAELRQEAEEAEKKQSELDKVAQILGINILDKSQKSSNDGKEPTEKPGKAEKSKSPEKVSSSNSISNSKESKVNYENSHTKSPKPAESLQPTAKQSDQSVAAYEYYDAGNHWCKDCNTICGTMFDFFTHMHNKKHTQVGILPSVISTLALLPFKLLFPICITKLENETFSYGQEPQSEEPSNTNKGDTIPRAQSRGPACN; from the exons ATGCCTTCTCTTCCGCTCcggtcccccccccacccccgcgcaGAGTCCTTTGAATCACGTGGTGATcgggggagggggaagtgggtgGCCCATCGGCCGCCATCTTGCGGGCTTGGAGGCGGGGCTTGTGGAGTGCGGGTTGCGCGCTTCATTCCCCCTCCCCTCGCCCAGCCTCGCGCCGGCTTCCGCGCTCCTCCCCATTTCTGGCTCCCGTGGCCGGTCCCTGAGTGGAGGAGCTGGGATCCCCGGAGGGCGTGGGGGTGTGTCGGACGCGTGCTCGCTCCCTCCAACAGCCAGCCGCGGGGGCGCGCTCGGCCGGGCCCTAGGGGCGGTGCGGGGCCGAGGGGCGGTGCGGGGCcgaggggagggggctgctcccgTTGCGGGGGCGGCGCGCGGCGGCCGTGGCGGCAGTTGCGGCGGCGCGCTGGGGCCCCGTGTCCGGGGTGCCCCCGGGTCGGAGCTGCCGCCGGGGCCGCTGCTGCCGGAGCCATGTACCGCAGCGGTGCCCGCTCCTCAGTCTCTTCGCACCGGCCTAAAGAGAGCAGCGGGGGCGGCCCGCGCACCAGTCGCAGCTCCGGCTCCTCCTCAGGCCCGGCTCGCCGCACCTCACCGCCGTCCTCCGGCTCCTCATCGTCGCGGACCGCTGCTCGCCGGCACCGCTCGCCCTCCGGGCACCGCAGCCGCCGGGCCTCGCCGTCCCCGCCTCGGGGTCGCCGTGGCTCCCCGTCCCCGCCCCACGGCCGCCGGGCCTCGCAGTCCCCCCCGCGGGGTCGTCGCGTCTCTCCGTCCCCGCCGCGGGCCCGTCGCGGTTCCCCGTCCCCGCCGCGGGGCCGTCGCGGTTCCCCGTCACCGCCGCGGGGCCGACGACCCTTCCCGCCGGGCCCGGCCGGTTTCCGAGGCAGCAGCCGGGGGGAGTCCTGCGCCGACTTCGCCCGGGACGGCCGCGGAGAACATCCAGGCGACGGCGGCAGCCGG AGACGGTCTCCTGGTCTGCGTTCTGATTCCTCTTTGGAACAGAGCTTAAGGATCACTGTTGGCAACGACCACTTCTGTGTTGGCATACCGGAACGGCGGCGGCTTAGTGACCGACTGGGGTCACCAGTGGATAATCTGGAGGATGCGGACAG GGATGACATGACTGATGATTCTGTCTTCACTCGAAGCTCCCCATGCTCTCGAGGTCTAGAACGATATATTTCCCGGGAAGAGGGGCCTCTCAGTCCCTTCTTGGGACAACTTGATGAGGACTACCGAACAAGAGAAACTTTCCTGCATCGTGCTGATTATAGTCCCCATATCAGTTGTCATGATGAGCTGTTGCGGGGAACAGAACGGAATAGAGACAAATTAAAAAGTTCCTACACTATAAGACCTGAGGAAAGGAGCCGGGAAGCCAAACGGCCCCGTTATGATGACACAGAGAAGATTCACAGTGTGGGAAGTGACCATCCAAGTTTTACATCAGGGACCCGCAACTATCGACAGCGTAGACGGAGCCCGAGCCCTAGGTTTCTTGACCCTGAGTTTCGAGAGCTGGACCTTGCCAGGCGAAAacgagaggaagaggaggaacgAAGTAGGAGCTTGAGTCAGGAACTGGTAGGAGTTGATGGTGGTGGCACTAGTTGCCCCATTCCTGGATTGTCCGGTGTCCTAACAGCATCAGAGCCAGGATATTTACATCGGCCTGAGGAAGTATCTGTGATGCCTAAGAAGTCAATTCTGAAGAAGAGAATTGAGGTGGACATGGAGCCTTCCATGCAG CTTGAGAGTTTTTCCAGCAGCACCAGCTCCAGCCACGATCACCCTGTCTTCTCTGGACATCCATCTCTTCCATTAAGTGGTGCTATAGCTGCCTTTGCCTCAGAGATGGAAAACAACAAGGGGACTGTGGTAGAGGCTACCCTGAAGGAACCTCAAGGCAACCTCTACCAATGGGGTCCCCTCCCTGGAATGCCCAAAGACAACAGTCCTCTCAGAGAGAAGTTTGGGGGTTTTCTGTACCACAAGGAGAAATTGAATATGAAGGCTGAGGGATCTGAGCAACCCACAGACTTCTTGCTGCCCCATGAGAGAGCTAGCCAGGATGGCAGTGGTTTTTCCCGCATTCTGAGCATGTTGGCAGATTCTACCAGCACACAGGAAAAAAGGCAACGTAGTTTCCCTGACattgaggatgaggagaaatttCTCTATGGGGATGAAGAAGAGGATTTAAAGTCAGAATCTTCAGCAAAGCCCCTTGGGGGCTCTGAGAGTGAAGTTATGAGGCAGAAGGCAAGCTCATTACCCTCTTCAGCTCCAGCTGTAAAGTTAGAATCCATAGAAGAGGCCAATCCAGAATATGCTAAGATTCACGACTTGCTTAAGACCATAGGGCTGGATATTGGGGTAGTAGAGATTAGTAAACTGGCTGCACGTACCCAGGAACGACTTCATGGCAAAAAGCCATCACGTTCTTCCACTGACCGCCGTTCCTCAGTTGACCGGCACTTTTCAGCAGACCACGGTTCCTCTGTTGACCACCATTTCTCAGCTGATCTGCGCTCCTTAGATCCTCAcagactgaagaacagagaggCACACCATAGCAATACCCACTCCCCAGAGGTGTCCCATCCACACCCAGTCTCCCCTGTAGATCCTTACCTGCTCACAAAGAACAGCCCCCCGTTCCTAAAGTCTGACCATCCAGTGGGTCATATTGCAGGACCAGAGGTAGTTGGCAGTGGGTTTCAGTCATCCGTTGCAGTCAGATGCATGTTGCCATCAGCCCCATCTGCCCCAATTAGACTACCACACCCTGCTTCTTTGTCTCAGTTTCATATGCCAAGGGCATCTCAGTTTGCTGCAGCTCGAATACCTCCAAACTACCAGGGACCTGCCATTCCCCCTTCTTCCTTTGATGCCTACAGGCACTATATGGCATATGCAGCCTCAAGGTGGCCCATGTATCCAGCCTCTCAGCCATCAAACCATCCTCTACCAGAACCACATAGGGTAATGCCAATTACCAAACTAGCTACTCGTAGCCGTCCCAATCTCCGTGTGATCCCCACTGTGACTCCTGACAAGCCCAAGAAGAAGGAGTCAGTGCTAGGCTCAATTCCTGCTGCCCAAGTGCCTGTCCAGGTGTCCATCCCATCACTCATAAGATATAATCCAGAGAAGATCTCTGATGAGAAGAACCGTGCTTCCCAGAAGCAGAAG GTTattgaagagaggaaaaaactaAAGAGTGACCGGGAAGCTCGTCAGAAAAAGATGTACTATCTCAGGACTGAGTTGGAACGGCTTCATAAACAACAAG GGGAAATGCTGCGCAAGAAACGAAGGGAGAAGGATGGCCACAAAGACCCACTCCTGGTGGAGGTGAGTCGGCTTCAGGATAACATTATGAAGGATATCGCAGAACTTCGACAAGAGGCAGAAGAGGCAGAAAAGAAGCAATCTGAACTGGACAAAGTGGCTCAGATATTGGGAATTAACATTTTGGATAAATCTCAGAAGTCTTCAAATGATGGTAAAGAGCCTACAGAGAAACCTGGGAAAGCAGAAAAATCTAAGAGCCCAGAAAAAGTGTCGTCCTCAAACTCTATTTCCAACAGCAAG GAATCAAAGGTAAACTATGAGAATTCCCATACTAAGAGCCCCAAGCCTGCTGAGAGCCTCCAGCCAACTGCTAAGCAGTCTGATCAGTCCGTTGCTGCCTATGAGTATTATGATGCTGGCAATCACTGGTGCAAAGACTGCAACACCATTTGTGGGACCATGTTTGACTTCTTCACTCATATGCACAATAAGAAGCACACACAGGTAGGTATCCTGCCCTCTGTTATTTCCACTCTTGCCCTCCTTCCCTTCAAACTTCTGTTCCCCATCTGCATTACAAAGCTGGAAAATGAAACATTCTCATATGGGCAGGAGCCCCAGTCTGAAGAACCAAGCAATACCAACAAAGGAGACACCATCCCCAGGGCTCAGTCCAGGGGACCTGCCTGTAACTAA